One window of the Chryseotalea sp. WA131a genome contains the following:
- the atpA gene encoding F0F1 ATP synthase subunit alpha, protein MAEIRPEEISSILREQLSQSRTDAQLQEVGTVLTVGDGVARIYGLTKAQAGELIEFENGLKALVLNLEEDNVGAVLLGESKEIKEGDTVKRTGQIASIKVGEGLLGRVVDTLASPIDGKGPITGDLYEMPLERKAPGVIFRQPVNEPLQTGIKAIDAMIPIGRGQRELIIGDRQTGKTAVAIDTIINQKEFYEAGNPVYCIYVAIGQKASTVAGVAATLEKAGAMPYTVIVSASAADPAPMQFFAPFSGASIGEFFRDTGRPALVIYDDLSKQAVAYREVSLLLRRPPGREAYPGDVFYLHSRLLERAAKVINNDEIAKNMNDLPASIKHLVKGGGSLTALPIIETQANDVSAYIPTNVISITDGQIFLETNLFNSGIRPAINVGISVSRVGGSAQIKPMKKVAGTLKLDQAQFRELEAFAKFGSDLDAATKLTIERGRRNVEVLKQPQYQPVRVEEQVAIILASTKGYIDRVPVAKVKEFESDFLGLMRVQYKSVLDNFRAGKFEDADADTVKKVALELASKY, encoded by the coding sequence ATGGCAGAAATTAGACCCGAAGAAATCTCATCAATATTACGTGAGCAACTTTCACAATCACGCACCGATGCTCAGTTACAAGAAGTGGGCACCGTGCTTACCGTAGGTGATGGTGTGGCGCGTATCTATGGATTGACGAAAGCACAAGCCGGTGAGTTGATTGAATTTGAAAACGGCTTGAAGGCATTGGTGCTTAACCTAGAAGAAGACAATGTCGGAGCGGTGTTGTTGGGAGAATCAAAAGAAATCAAAGAAGGCGATACCGTAAAACGTACGGGCCAAATTGCCTCTATCAAAGTAGGTGAAGGGTTGCTCGGCCGTGTGGTTGATACTTTGGCTTCACCCATCGATGGAAAAGGTCCGATCACAGGCGATTTGTACGAAATGCCCTTGGAGCGCAAAGCACCGGGTGTAATTTTCCGCCAGCCAGTGAACGAGCCATTGCAAACGGGTATCAAAGCGATTGATGCCATGATTCCAATTGGTCGTGGTCAGCGCGAGTTGATTATCGGTGACCGCCAAACGGGTAAAACTGCCGTAGCGATTGACACCATCATCAACCAAAAAGAATTTTACGAAGCAGGCAACCCTGTTTACTGTATTTATGTTGCTATTGGCCAAAAAGCTTCTACGGTAGCAGGCGTGGCCGCAACTTTAGAAAAAGCGGGCGCGATGCCTTACACCGTAATCGTAAGTGCTTCGGCAGCAGATCCGGCACCCATGCAGTTCTTCGCTCCATTCTCGGGTGCATCCATTGGTGAATTCTTCCGCGATACAGGTCGTCCGGCATTGGTAATTTATGATGACTTGTCGAAGCAAGCTGTTGCTTACCGCGAAGTATCATTGTTGTTGAGAAGACCTCCAGGCCGCGAAGCATATCCTGGTGACGTGTTCTATTTGCACTCACGTTTGTTGGAGCGTGCCGCGAAAGTTATTAACAATGATGAAATTGCGAAGAACATGAACGACCTTCCTGCTTCTATCAAGCACTTGGTAAAAGGTGGAGGTTCATTGACTGCCCTTCCGATTATTGAAACGCAAGCCAATGACGTATCGGCTTACATCCCGACCAACGTAATCTCTATTACCGATGGTCAGATATTTTTGGAAACCAACCTGTTCAACTCAGGTATTCGTCCTGCAATCAACGTAGGTATTTCAGTATCGCGCGTAGGTGGCTCGGCTCAGATTAAGCCAATGAAGAAAGTAGCGGGTACCTTAAAGTTGGATCAGGCACAGTTCCGCGAATTGGAAGCATTTGCCAAGTTCGGCTCTGATTTGGATGCTGCTACCAAGTTAACGATTGAGCGTGGTCGCAGAAACGTGGAAGTATTGAAGCAGCCACAATATCAACCCGTGCGTGTAGAAGAGCAAGTGGCCATCATTTTGGCCTCTACCAAAGGTTATATCGACCGCGTGCCGGTAGCAAAAGTAAAAGAATTTGAAAGCGACTTTTTAGGTTTGATGCGAGTGCAGTACAAATCTGTGTTGGATAACTTCCGTGCCGGTAAGTTTGAAGATGCGGATGCAGATACGGTGAAGAAGGTAGCGTTGGAGTTAGCCTCAAAATACTAA
- the atpG gene encoding ATP synthase F1 subunit gamma, translated as MPSLKEVKSRITSVISTQQITKAMKMVAAAKLRKSQERIMQMRPFAQKMNSLLQNLSSVENGGEAWYSQVREEKKVLIIAITSDRGLCGSFNSTIFKATLRLVEEKYSQQGKQGNITYLPIGKKALEFFEKRGANVINSYSGLFNNLSFDNVAKIGVHVMDAFRKGEFDKVEIVYNEFKNVATQILRVEQFLPILPPGEDKSIKTSQTDYIYQPNQAEILTGLIPKSLKVQLYKAVLDSNAAENGARMTAMDKATDNAGELLKELKLTYNRTRQAAITKEILEIVAGAEALKSA; from the coding sequence ATGCCTAGTTTAAAAGAAGTAAAAAGTAGAATCACGTCTGTAATCTCAACGCAACAGATTACCAAAGCCATGAAAATGGTGGCGGCTGCTAAGTTGCGGAAGTCGCAAGAGCGAATTATGCAAATGCGCCCATTTGCGCAAAAGATGAATTCACTTTTACAGAACCTATCGTCAGTCGAAAATGGTGGAGAGGCGTGGTACAGCCAAGTGCGTGAAGAGAAAAAGGTTTTAATCATAGCCATTACTTCCGATCGTGGCCTGTGCGGCTCTTTCAACAGCACCATCTTCAAAGCAACACTTCGCTTAGTGGAAGAAAAGTATTCCCAGCAAGGCAAACAAGGCAACATTACTTACTTGCCCATTGGTAAAAAGGCGTTGGAGTTTTTTGAGAAGCGAGGAGCGAATGTGATCAATAGCTATTCAGGATTGTTTAACAATCTATCGTTTGATAACGTGGCCAAGATTGGTGTGCATGTGATGGACGCTTTCCGCAAGGGCGAATTTGACAAAGTGGAAATTGTGTACAACGAATTCAAAAACGTGGCCACACAGATTTTGCGCGTGGAACAATTCTTGCCGATTTTGCCTCCCGGAGAAGATAAATCGATTAAAACATCTCAAACCGATTACATCTACCAACCTAACCAAGCTGAAATCTTAACAGGCTTGATCCCCAAGTCATTGAAAGTACAATTGTACAAAGCCGTCCTCGATTCTAACGCTGCCGAAAACGGTGCGCGCATGACGGCCATGGACAAGGCAACCGACAATGCTGGCGAACTGTTGAAGGAGTTGAAGCTCACCTACAACCGCACACGCCAGGCTGCCATTACCAAAGAGATTTTGGAAATTGTGGCCGGTGCAGAAGCGTTGAAGTCGGCTTAA
- a CDS encoding putative DNA binding domain-containing protein, whose product MDDILLLTDKIRNTLILGESHFREFKSALEGRPENKKPRQVKSICTDIGEALVSFANADGGAIIIGVEDDGTITGIPHSDEEIETMLNAVKTHVYQNQSLPLANTNRLVLDAKTLLYFSVNKGTTMIYQLPDGRCVKRKDKSTMPASVDQIQFERQEIKSREYDSQFVDGALVTDLDVKLLQGIADEYIKGLSVERYLQQIGLAEYAVNDLRLRRAALLLFATNINKWHPRCQVRFLKVNGVKIESAPNYNVISDDLVTGNIFELVIKAWEHLRSYLAYKTEFGANTQFEQKYIYPEDAVREAVLNAIAHRDYSITNAIEIFLFNDRMEIKSPGALLSTLTIKNLYELEGSHESRNPMIARVLKENKLMRELGEGMKRIFNLMQEQELAKPELYSNGLWFSVTLSNKTIFSPKQLEWLKLFKRYHLTKKQKQIIILGLGDKGITSNDIYKALNTNSLEVFTKEVTALKGLGLLTDLKTKQNVNNIAKRTKKDKKDIPRYRVNLLE is encoded by the coding sequence ATGGACGACATTCTTTTATTAACAGATAAGATAAGGAACACGCTAATCTTAGGCGAAAGCCATTTCCGTGAGTTCAAATCTGCACTAGAAGGCCGACCAGAAAATAAAAAGCCAAGGCAGGTAAAATCGATATGCACCGATATAGGTGAAGCCCTTGTTTCGTTTGCCAATGCGGATGGCGGTGCAATCATTATTGGTGTAGAAGACGATGGAACGATAACAGGGATACCTCATTCAGATGAAGAAATAGAAACAATGCTCAATGCTGTTAAAACGCATGTCTACCAAAATCAAAGCCTTCCACTTGCCAACACCAATAGGTTAGTTCTTGATGCTAAAACGCTGCTTTACTTTTCGGTTAATAAAGGCACTACGATGATTTATCAATTGCCGGATGGTAGATGTGTAAAGAGAAAGGACAAATCGACTATGCCCGCTTCGGTAGACCAAATCCAATTCGAGCGGCAAGAAATCAAATCTAGAGAGTATGATAGTCAGTTTGTAGATGGAGCTCTTGTCACCGATCTAGATGTTAAACTCCTACAAGGAATTGCCGATGAATACATTAAAGGATTAAGCGTAGAGCGCTATCTTCAACAGATTGGGCTGGCAGAGTATGCGGTAAATGATTTACGGCTCAGAAGAGCTGCTTTATTACTTTTTGCAACCAACATAAACAAATGGCATCCGCGCTGCCAAGTACGTTTTTTGAAAGTAAATGGAGTAAAGATTGAATCTGCTCCTAATTATAATGTTATCAGCGATGATTTAGTCACTGGAAATATTTTTGAATTAGTGATCAAGGCATGGGAGCACTTACGGTCTTATTTGGCATACAAAACAGAGTTTGGAGCAAACACTCAGTTTGAACAAAAGTATATTTACCCTGAAGATGCAGTACGTGAAGCGGTGTTAAATGCAATCGCCCATCGAGATTACAGCATAACCAATGCGATTGAGATTTTTCTGTTCAACGATCGAATGGAAATAAAAAGCCCGGGGGCACTGCTATCAACTCTTACTATTAAAAATTTGTATGAGCTCGAGGGTTCTCACGAATCCAGGAATCCGATGATTGCAAGAGTTCTGAAAGAAAATAAACTGATGCGTGAACTGGGCGAAGGAATGAAACGGATTTTTAACTTGATGCAAGAGCAGGAACTTGCCAAGCCAGAACTATATTCCAATGGGTTGTGGTTTAGTGTGACTCTATCAAATAAAACGATATTTAGCCCAAAACAATTAGAGTGGTTAAAGCTATTCAAAAGGTATCATTTGACAAAAAAACAAAAACAAATAATCATACTTGGATTAGGAGATAAGGGAATAACTTCAAATGATATCTATAAAGCACTTAATACCAATAGCCTAGAGGTATTCACTAAAGAAGTAACAGCTTTAAAAGGACTGGGTTTATTGACCGACCTGAAGACCAAGCAAAATGTCAATAATATTGCGAAAAGAACTAAAAAAGATAAAAAAGATATCCCTCGGTACAGAGTGAATCTTCTTGAGTAG
- a CDS encoding acyl-CoA desaturase, which yields MNLRFAAGQQEFFSTLSQRVNAYFKTNNIQRTANAEMVVKTIFMFLLYFTPYFLILFSGVSSLWALAFLCVVMGFGKAGIGLSVMHDANHGAYSTKSWVNTFLGLSLNVIGGHAFNWRIQHNVLHHTYTNVHEVDEDISPRGILRMAPDSTWRPIHKYQHLYAWFFYGLMTFVWIVIKDYYRLTKYQKEGLVKKQKGSLTTEWIVLLFTKVFYLTYTLVIPYLLLDVSFWQVIVGFLIMHYVAGFILAVIFQPAHVIEGTEYPTPDEKGNLENNWAIHQLNTTTNFGHKEKLFSWYVGGLNYQVEHHLFPNICHVHYRDIAKIVEQTAKEFNLPYKSKETFFEALGAHAQQLKMLGRKPAPAIA from the coding sequence ATGAATTTGAGATTTGCTGCAGGCCAGCAAGAATTTTTTTCGACCCTTAGTCAGCGTGTAAACGCCTACTTTAAAACAAATAACATTCAGCGCACAGCGAATGCAGAAATGGTAGTGAAAACTATTTTCATGTTCTTGCTTTATTTCACTCCTTATTTTTTAATCCTCTTCAGTGGTGTCTCTAGTTTATGGGCGCTTGCTTTTTTGTGTGTGGTGATGGGCTTTGGCAAAGCGGGCATTGGTCTTTCGGTAATGCACGATGCCAACCACGGAGCCTATTCCACTAAATCATGGGTCAATACTTTTCTTGGATTATCACTAAATGTGATTGGTGGACATGCTTTCAACTGGCGGATTCAACACAATGTGCTTCACCACACCTATACCAACGTGCACGAAGTAGACGAAGACATTAGCCCGAGGGGCATTTTGAGAATGGCGCCCGATTCTACTTGGCGACCCATTCATAAATACCAACACCTGTATGCTTGGTTCTTTTATGGCCTGATGACTTTTGTGTGGATTGTGATTAAAGATTACTACCGCCTTACGAAATACCAAAAAGAAGGATTGGTAAAAAAACAGAAAGGCTCACTGACTACGGAGTGGATTGTATTGCTGTTCACGAAAGTTTTTTACTTGACGTATACCTTAGTAATTCCTTACCTGTTATTAGATGTTAGTTTCTGGCAAGTAATTGTCGGCTTCTTAATCATGCACTATGTTGCAGGATTTATTCTAGCTGTTATTTTTCAACCAGCACACGTAATTGAAGGCACTGAATACCCAACCCCTGATGAAAAAGGAAATCTGGAAAACAACTGGGCCATTCATCAGTTAAATACTACTACCAATTTTGGCCACAAAGAAAAATTGTTCTCTTGGTATGTTGGTGGATTGAACTATCAAGTTGAACATCATCTGTTTCCAAATATCTGCCACGTCCATTATAGGGACATTGCAAAAATTGTTGAGCAGACAGCAAAGGAATTTAACTTACCATATAAATCTAAAGAAACATTCTTTGAAGCTCTTGGTGCCCATGCACAACAATTAAAGATGTTGGGGCGAAAACCGGCACCTGCTATTGCCTAA
- a CDS encoding phosphatidylserine decarboxylase family protein, with the protein MIIHREGRVLLFVLLVILFSLNWAMSYFLPEATTLQNIVIVASIFFYLLILQFFRVPVFTVQKNDKQIIAPADGKVVVIEEADEPEYLKSKRKQISIFMSPINVHVNRMPVGGTISYFKYHPGKYLVAWHPKSSTENERTTVATKMQNGTEILFRQIAGALARRIKWYVKEGQSLQQGDEFGFIKFGSRVDIFLPLDARVKVKIGDVTKGGKTILAEL; encoded by the coding sequence ATGATTATTCACCGCGAAGGCCGCGTTTTGTTATTTGTTTTGCTGGTCATTCTTTTTTCCCTCAATTGGGCAATGTCCTATTTTTTGCCTGAGGCCACCACCCTTCAAAACATTGTAATCGTTGCAAGTATTTTTTTCTACCTACTCATTCTTCAATTTTTCCGGGTGCCTGTTTTTACCGTTCAAAAAAACGACAAACAAATTATTGCCCCTGCCGATGGCAAGGTGGTGGTGATTGAGGAAGCGGATGAACCAGAATATCTAAAATCAAAACGCAAACAGATTTCCATTTTTATGTCACCCATCAATGTGCACGTTAACCGCATGCCTGTGGGTGGCACCATCTCTTATTTCAAATATCATCCAGGCAAATACCTGGTGGCGTGGCATCCTAAATCAAGTACTGAAAATGAGCGCACCACCGTGGCCACTAAAATGCAGAATGGCACCGAAATTCTATTCAGGCAAATTGCTGGAGCCCTGGCACGCAGAATAAAATGGTATGTGAAAGAAGGCCAATCGTTACAGCAAGGCGATGAATTTGGCTTTATCAAATTCGGCTCACGTGTTGATATTTTTCTTCCGTTGGATGCCCGCGTAAAAGTGAAAATCGGAGATGTGACAAAAGGTGGCAAAACAATTTTAGCGGAATTATAG
- a CDS encoding TonB-dependent receptor: MFKFLAAIMGFALSLNVEAQISVQGMVRDAKSNQALPGATVQVENQNRYAVADDQGRFELKNVPKGEQIFIVRFLGYQSVQQNANLVGDTELNFSLEESNQLTDEVVVYATRANEKSPTVYSTISKATIQKQNLGQDLPFLLNWTPSLITTSDAGAGIGYTGLRIRGSDATRINVTINGIPLNDSEEHGVFWVNIPDIATSTQSIQVQRGVGNSTNGAGAFGASINLQTNTRNDLPYADVINSVGSFGTHRHTVGIGTGLKNTFTFDARLSVIKSDGFIDRASSDLKSYYLAGGYYGSKTMMKAIVFGGKEITYQSWNGVPESKLNNDPIAMDATIADGGWNADQIENFRNSNSRTFNLYTYKNQVDNYSQDHYQLHVSHRSNNALTANIAMHYTYGRGYFEEFKYNSAFSKYGFDSLLIGGTKIGSSDLVRRRWLDNHFYGTTYSLQYDKRKINSTLGGALNRYVGDHFGEVIWAQVSAIPQGHRYYFNQGTKTDFNIFWKTNYQLTGRLNVFADAQLRAIDYQANGIDNELSNFNVNVKYQFFNPKAGLMYSVSPNQHIYGSFSVANREPVRSDFVNNINTVTPKPETMYDWEVGWRMKKNNASLNVNFYWMDYANQLVPTGKLNDVGAAIRANVANSYRAGIEVDGGIRFSPKFSWIGNVTLSQNKIKEFVEVMYDYGAAFDEFNEQLTVYKNTDIAFSPNWIGGSNLVYQPFKNFEAALLSKYVGRQFLDNTSNSSRVINSYFVNDLRLSYSWKPNFMRELSVSCLVNNVFNELYSSNGYTYGYFAGPSETRQNYFYPQAGRNFLVMVAMRF; this comes from the coding sequence ATGTTTAAATTTTTAGCAGCCATCATGGGCTTTGCGCTTTCGCTGAATGTGGAGGCGCAAATTTCGGTGCAGGGTATGGTGCGCGATGCAAAATCCAACCAAGCCTTGCCAGGTGCTACCGTTCAGGTAGAAAATCAAAATCGCTACGCAGTGGCCGATGACCAAGGGAGATTTGAGCTGAAGAATGTTCCGAAGGGCGAACAAATTTTTATCGTCAGGTTTTTAGGTTACCAGTCGGTGCAGCAAAACGCAAATCTGGTTGGGGATACGGAATTGAATTTTTCGTTGGAAGAAAGCAATCAACTCACCGATGAAGTGGTAGTGTATGCCACGCGCGCCAATGAAAAAAGCCCCACCGTGTATTCCACTATCAGCAAGGCAACCATTCAAAAACAAAATTTGGGACAAGACTTACCGTTCTTGTTGAACTGGACACCTTCGTTGATTACCACTTCGGATGCAGGTGCCGGCATTGGCTATACTGGCTTGCGCATCCGCGGCAGCGATGCCACGCGAATCAATGTTACCATCAACGGTATTCCACTTAACGACAGCGAAGAGCACGGTGTGTTTTGGGTCAACATCCCAGACATTGCTACATCCACTCAAAGCATACAAGTGCAGCGTGGTGTGGGCAATTCTACCAATGGTGCAGGTGCGTTTGGGGCGAGCATCAACCTGCAAACCAATACACGAAATGATTTGCCCTATGCTGATGTTATCAATTCCGTAGGCTCGTTTGGCACGCATCGCCACACGGTGGGCATTGGCACGGGTCTGAAAAATACTTTCACCTTTGATGCGCGTCTCTCCGTGATCAAATCCGATGGGTTTATCGACCGCGCTTCGTCTGATTTGAAATCGTATTATTTGGCAGGTGGATATTATGGAAGCAAAACGATGATGAAGGCAATCGTTTTTGGTGGGAAAGAAATCACCTACCAAAGTTGGAACGGTGTGCCCGAATCAAAATTGAACAATGATCCGATCGCGATGGATGCTACCATTGCCGATGGCGGATGGAATGCCGATCAGATTGAAAACTTTCGAAATTCAAATAGCCGAACGTTCAATCTCTACACGTACAAAAATCAAGTGGACAATTATTCGCAAGACCATTATCAATTGCATGTCTCGCATCGATCCAACAATGCACTGACAGCAAACATAGCAATGCATTATACGTATGGCCGTGGCTATTTCGAGGAGTTTAAATACAACAGTGCCTTTAGCAAATATGGTTTTGATAGTTTGTTGATAGGCGGAACAAAAATTGGTTCGAGTGATTTGGTGCGCAGGCGGTGGCTCGACAATCACTTTTACGGCACTACCTATTCCCTTCAATACGATAAAAGAAAAATTAACTCTACGCTGGGCGGTGCCTTGAATCGATATGTAGGCGACCATTTTGGTGAAGTGATTTGGGCGCAAGTGTCAGCTATTCCGCAAGGACATCGATATTATTTTAATCAAGGAACGAAAACCGATTTTAATATTTTTTGGAAAACCAACTATCAACTAACGGGACGACTGAATGTGTTTGCCGATGCACAACTTCGCGCCATCGACTACCAAGCCAACGGAATTGATAATGAGTTGAGCAATTTTAATGTGAATGTCAAGTATCAGTTCTTTAATCCCAAAGCAGGTTTAATGTATTCGGTATCGCCCAACCAACATATTTATGGCTCGTTCAGCGTGGCCAATCGAGAGCCCGTGCGAAGTGATTTTGTGAACAACATTAACACCGTAACACCTAAACCCGAAACCATGTACGATTGGGAAGTTGGGTGGCGCATGAAAAAAAACAATGCTTCGCTCAATGTGAATTTCTATTGGATGGACTATGCTAATCAATTGGTGCCAACGGGTAAGTTAAATGATGTGGGGGCAGCCATTCGTGCCAATGTGGCCAATAGCTACCGGGCAGGAATTGAAGTAGATGGCGGCATTCGTTTCAGTCCAAAATTTTCGTGGATTGGAAACGTAACGTTAAGTCAAAACAAAATAAAGGAGTTTGTGGAGGTAATGTATGATTATGGGGCCGCCTTTGATGAATTTAACGAGCAATTGACCGTTTACAAAAACACCGACATTGCCTTTTCACCCAATTGGATTGGAGGTTCCAATTTGGTTTATCAACCTTTCAAAAATTTTGAAGCTGCGTTGTTATCAAAGTACGTTGGGCGGCAGTTTTTAGATAATACGTCTAATTCCAGTAGGGTCATCAATTCTTACTTTGTAAATGATTTGCGTTTGAGCTATTCATGGAAACCAAATTTTATGCGGGAACTATCCGTGAGTTGTTTGGTTAACAATGTTTTTAATGAGTTGTATTCCAGCAATGGCTATACGTACGGTTACTTTGCCGGTCCAAGCGAAACGCGACAAAATTACTTTTATCCTCAGGCAGGGAGGAATTTTTTGGTAATGGTGGCGATGAGGTTTTAG